In one window of Hevea brasiliensis isolate MT/VB/25A 57/8 chromosome 10, ASM3005281v1, whole genome shotgun sequence DNA:
- the LOC110666310 gene encoding fibrillin-5, chloroplastic isoform X2, with the protein MATKLVQPASQVPPPVTRITKIITSHKSFLAIHPWTRNTRIDDGFMPIHITKVAEKSSGLVGDNKEMEQHEKDSRTVSQIKEDLYQAVEGINRGIFGIPSAKKSEIHGLVELLESQNPTPDPTLNLDKVDGCWKLLYSTITILGSKRTKLGLRDFISLGDFFQKIDVSKAKAINLIKFNVRGLNLLNGQLTIEASFKTSSNSRVEISFENSTITPHQYFRCFGEVTEHRSAKGSLERSKD; encoded by the exons ATGGCTACTAAGCTTGTCCAACCCGCTTCTCAGGTGCCTCCTCCCGTAACCAGAATCACAAAGATTATAACAAGTCACAAGTCATTCCTAGCCATTCATCCATGGACGAGGAACACAAGAATTGATGATGGGTTTATGCCAATTCATATCACCAAAGTTGCAGAAAAAAGCTCTGGCTTAGTTGGGGACAACAAGGAGATGGAACAACATGAAAAAGATAGCAGGACAGTTTCACAGATCAAAGAAGACCTTTACCAGGCAGTAGAAG GAATTAACAGAGGGATTTTTGGAATTCCTTCTGcaaagaaatcagaaattcaTGGTTTAGTGGAGCTATTAGAGTCTCAGAATCCAACTCCAGATCCCACTCTAAATCTAGATAAG GTGGATGGTTGCTGGAAACTTTTGTACAGTACAATTACTATACTGGGGTCAAAAAGAACAAAGCTAGGACTCAGAGATTTCATCAGTTTGGGGGACTTCTTCCAGAAAATTGATGTTTCTAAG GCCAAAGCGATTAATTTGATCAAGTTCAACGTTAGAGGATTGAATTTGTTGAATGGACAGCTGACAATTGAAGCCTCTTTCAAGACCTCATCTAACTCA AGAGTTGAAATAAGTTTTGAGAATTCAACTATCACTCCTCATCAG tatttcaggtgttttggtgaagtcacagagcataggagtgcaaaaggaagcttggagaggtcaaaagactga
- the LOC110666310 gene encoding fibrillin-5, chloroplastic isoform X1: MATKLVQPASQVPPPVTRITKIITSHKSFLAIHPWTRNTRIDDGFMPIHITKVAEKSSGLVGDNKEMEQHEKDSRTVSQIKEDLYQAVEGINRGIFGIPSAKKSEIHGLVELLESQNPTPDPTLNLDKVDGCWKLLYSTITILGSKRTKLGLRDFISLGDFFQKIDVSKAKAINLIKFNVRGLNLLNGQLTIEASFKTSSNSRVEISFENSTITPHQLMNMFRKNYDLLLGIFNPEGWLEITYVDDNLRIGRDDNGNIFVLERS, translated from the exons ATGGCTACTAAGCTTGTCCAACCCGCTTCTCAGGTGCCTCCTCCCGTAACCAGAATCACAAAGATTATAACAAGTCACAAGTCATTCCTAGCCATTCATCCATGGACGAGGAACACAAGAATTGATGATGGGTTTATGCCAATTCATATCACCAAAGTTGCAGAAAAAAGCTCTGGCTTAGTTGGGGACAACAAGGAGATGGAACAACATGAAAAAGATAGCAGGACAGTTTCACAGATCAAAGAAGACCTTTACCAGGCAGTAGAAG GAATTAACAGAGGGATTTTTGGAATTCCTTCTGcaaagaaatcagaaattcaTGGTTTAGTGGAGCTATTAGAGTCTCAGAATCCAACTCCAGATCCCACTCTAAATCTAGATAAG GTGGATGGTTGCTGGAAACTTTTGTACAGTACAATTACTATACTGGGGTCAAAAAGAACAAAGCTAGGACTCAGAGATTTCATCAGTTTGGGGGACTTCTTCCAGAAAATTGATGTTTCTAAG GCCAAAGCGATTAATTTGATCAAGTTCAACGTTAGAGGATTGAATTTGTTGAATGGACAGCTGACAATTGAAGCCTCTTTCAAGACCTCATCTAACTCA AGAGTTGAAATAAGTTTTGAGAATTCAACTATCACTCCTCATCAG TTGATGAACATGTTTCGGAAGAACTACGATCTTCTTCTTGGCATCTTCAACCCCGAGGGTTGGCTCGAGATCAC ATATGTTGATGATAACTTAAGGATAGGGAGGGATGACAATGGCAACATATTCGTATTAGAGAGATCATAA